One genomic region from Bartonella australis AUST/NH1 encodes:
- a CDS encoding accessory factor UbiK family protein — MSDEPNRIFDGLAKLVVNAAGIAQGVQREAETAFRLQVEKIANNLDLVSREELEVVKEMVLKARAENADLKKRVDTLEEQSRKKIKTVSVQESAQEIVTSKK, encoded by the coding sequence ATGAGTGACGAGCCAAACCGTATTTTTGATGGATTAGCAAAATTAGTAGTGAATGCAGCTGGTATCGCGCAAGGCGTGCAGCGCGAGGCCGAGACGGCTTTCCGTTTGCAGGTGGAGAAGATAGCTAATAACCTCGATCTCGTTTCACGCGAAGAATTGGAAGTGGTCAAGGAAATGGTTCTTAAAGCACGTGCTGAAAACGCTGATTTGAAAAAACGTGTTGACACTTTAGAAGAACAGAGCCGTAAAAAAATTAAAACGGTTTCGGTGCAAGAGTCAGCGCAAGAGATTGTAACTTCAAAAAAATAA
- a CDS encoding YbjN domain-containing protein, whose amino-acid sequence MRLAFSTIKREEHPVDFIEQIAYKYDWSFERNVKDEISVCVEGKRANYRLAFSWIEEQEALHLACAFDLSIENARAMEVNRLLLAINEKLLLGHFDYWRGDNSVIYRQGLLLAGGAHPSHIQVETLLIHALKVCESHYAAFQMVAWAGESARKALQYALFETVGNA is encoded by the coding sequence ATGAGGCTTGCCTTTAGCACTATAAAAAGAGAAGAGCATCCGGTCGATTTTATTGAACAGATTGCCTATAAATACGATTGGTCTTTTGAGCGGAATGTAAAAGATGAAATTAGCGTTTGCGTAGAAGGGAAACGAGCTAATTATCGCCTTGCTTTTTCATGGATTGAAGAACAAGAAGCTCTTCATTTAGCCTGTGCATTTGATCTGTCTATTGAAAATGCTCGGGCAATGGAAGTGAATCGTTTATTGTTGGCAATTAATGAGAAATTATTGTTGGGACATTTTGATTATTGGCGGGGGGATAATTCGGTCATTTATCGGCAAGGCCTTCTTCTTGCTGGTGGTGCGCATCCATCCCACATACAGGTTGAGACACTGCTAATACACGCACTAAAAGTTTGCGAAAGCCATTATGCTGCTTTTCAAATGGTTGCTTGGGCCGGCGAAAGCGCTCGTAAAGCATTACAATATGCTCTGTTTGAAACTGTAGGTAACGCCTAG